The genomic interval TATTGACCAAACCCTGGACGATTGGCGATATACATGGCAACTGAAAAACTTTCGCTGCCCAATCCAACTATCTTGCTCATATCACCCTTTACCCGTTTTGATTGGCTGGCATAATAACTTCTGTTCCGAAATCCAATCGAGGAAAATCATGAAGCTGTACCAATATGATCACTGCCCGTTTTGCGTCCGGGCCGACATGATTGCGAATTACAAAGGTGTTGGTCATGAGAATGTATACCTGTTGAACGATGATGAACAAATCTGCCACGAACTGATAAACGTTAAAATGGTCCCTATTTTACAGTTCGATGATGGCACCGCCATGGGTGAAAGCCTGGATATCGTCAAAGAGCTGGACCGAAGGGGAAAACCGGAAAAAGTACTCAGACCCGGACACAATCATCCACTCGTGACAGCTCATATTGATAAAGTCAGTCTGTCGATTAATTGCCTTCTGTTTCCGAGGTATATTTTACTGGGGCTGCCAGAGTTCGAAACTCAAAATGCCCGAGATTATTTTCAGTTTAGGAAAGAAGCCAATATTGGCCGCAGCTTCGAACAGGCACTTGCCGAGTCTGACGAACACAAGCGGAATGTTGAACAGATGCTGACGGAATTACCCACACCTGAGTTACCCAGCCATCACGGCAACACGATTGGCCTGGATGACGTTTTGATCTACCCCACACTTCGCAATCTGACCGCAGTTAAAGACATTCAGATCCCGACAGAGATCAGGCGATACATCGACGAAGTCACATTATTAACTGACAGCCACACCTACTATAGTCGGGCCGTATGACATGAATACAAAAGCAGTCATCTTTGATCTCGACGGAACCCTACTGAATACGCTTGATGATCTGGCCGATTCCATGAATCAGATACTTAGCCGGCACAAGCTCCCAACTCATCCGTCTTCGGCTTATCGTTATTTTGTTGGTAACGGGGCGCTGCAGTTGGTCACCCGGGCTATTCCCGAATCCCAGCGAAACGATTCATTCATTCAAACCTGCTTCTCGGAGTTCATTTCCGAGTATGGCCAGAACTGGAATCACAAAACTCGACCTTATGAGGGCATCGAACAGTTACTGGGACAATTACAGCAACGTCATATCGCGTTGACTGTATTGACAAACAAACCTCACGACGCTGCCCTGAAATGCATGGCCGAGTTCTTTCCAGGCTGGAACTTTTCCATCATCCTCGGCCAGCGAATGGGAGTCCCGGTAAAACCTGACCCCACAGCAGTGGAGGAAATACTCAGACATCTGAATATCAGTCACACGGAGGCTATATTCATTGGGGATAGCAATGTGGATATGGAAACAGGCACCAACGCACAACTTCAACCCATTGGCGTTTCCTGGGGCTTTCGCTCCAGACAGGAACTTGAGTCTGCCGGCGCAGCAGCCGTGATTGATCATCCCATGGAGCTATTGGATTATCTTGATAACTGAATTATCTTTTTGACAGAAAAGGCATTCACGAATTCAATATGCATCAGTGCCGGCTGGCCATGTCGGTTGTTACAGACAAACCGAATAGATTCGGTTCAACACCAGTCGCCGTAAAGAACAACAAACCATAATGGAATCCTAATGCTGTCCATTTTTACTTCCGCCAAGAGCTTTAACAACCGCTGGCTCGGTCACAGACAACTTAATCAGGCGGGTCTACATACTCAACGGGTCATTTGGGCGCATAAGTGTCGAGATCTACGCAGACTGATACGCACACATGACGGCACCAGACTTCAAAAAGAAATCAAGAGTCTTGAAGCTAATGGATATGTGAGCATTGAGAATTTTCTCTCTGCTACTGATCACAATGCGGTTGTTGAAGAGATCAACCGAGCTACGGATCGGATTGGCAAGCTCGCACCTGTTCAAACGAATCAGACATCTGGTTTCGGTGATAAGCAGTTTTTTGAAGGCGGGTTTGACCGATATGATGGCGGCACACTTAACCGCTTCATAGATATTCCTTCACAGCAAATGCCGCAGCTGGAGCGTTTTGCTCGCAACCCCGATCTTTCAGCGCTGAGTCGCCAAATTACCGGTCGCTCACACCAAAAACGAAAGACCAACATATATCTGATGATTCACGGCGCCGAAGAACAATGCCACGACCTGCAAAAGGACTTTCATCGGGATACATTCTTTTCTGCCATGAAGTTCTGGTATTTTCCTCAGGAAGTCACTCTGGCAGACGGTCCGTTTATCTATGTGCCCGGGAGTCATCACCTGACTCCCCTTCGATTGCAGTGGGAACACGATACCGCCATGGCTGCCATCGAAACACAAACTCAACCCAATGTTGGCGGATCGTTTCGTATTGCCGAATCACAGTTGCCACAACTGGATCTCCCTGAACCTGTTGCAATTACCTGCCCGGCCAATACACTGGTAATCGCCAACGTTTTCGGCTTTCACCGAAGAGGTGATGCCGAGGGAGGTCGTCAACGCCTATCCATATATGGCTGGCAACGTCCGTCGCCGTTTGCCCCCATTTAAACAACAGTGCCTGCGTTGCAGGCACCAATCCATCAGACAAAACAGGAAAACTACAAATCAAGCAATAAACGAGCACTTCTGGCGCGTGAGCAACAGGGTGTAAATTGATTGTTGAGGGCATGTTCTTCGTCCGACATAAAGACATCCCGATGCTCCGGCTCTCCTTCCAACACCCGGGTCAGACAAGTACCACAAACACCCTCTTCACAAGCCATAGGAATATCAACACCGGCCTCCTCCAAAACACTGAGTACCGACTGATCTGCCGGAATCACGAATACCTGACCAGTACTGTTGATTTCCACCTCAAAAGCACCATCCTGACTGTGATCTACGGGCGCTGCCGAAAAATACTCCCGATGAATCTGAGCCGCCGACCACCCCAAGGTCTCAGCCGCTGTCAGGACATAATCCATAAACCCGGTTGGACCGCACACGTAAATATGTGTACCGGGTTCAGGTGTGGCCAACACCTGGTCGATATTCAGGCGCTGCGCTTCATCACCATCATCGAAGTGGCACTGTACGTTTGAGGCAAAGGCAGAGTTGGCAATATGCTCCATAAAAGCCATTCTTTGTTTCGAACGTGCACAGTAATGCATTTCAAATTCAGCGTTCGTACGGACCAATTGTTCCGCCATAGCCAGTATAGGTGTGACGCCAATACCACCGGCAAATAAAATGCTGCGTCGCGCCCCCTGCTCCAGAGCGAACAGATTTCTGGGTTCACTGATCTGAACAATGTCACCTTCTTTAATATGATCGTGTACCGCCAAAGACCCTCCTCGTGAAGATGGATCTTTTAATACACCAATCATGTATCGGTCAGTCTCAGTGGAAGAATTGAACAGTGAATATTGCCGAATCATATTATCCGGCAAATGCAGATCAATATGCGCTCCGGCAGTAAATGATGGTAGCGAACTGCCATCAGGCTTCATAAGTTCGAGACTGACAATATCATCTGTCTCATACGTTTTTCGTGTGACTTTGACATCCAGCATTTGCTCAACTTACCCCACACTGCCCAACTGTAATTCACGCTCCTGCTTCAGCATTTTATCCAACATCCTTCTGGCCTGAACCCCACCAGCATCAATATCCAGCTTTAACAGTTTTCGTTCTGGATAAGCGCTCAGATTACGCTGTTGTTGCTCAAGCATTTCCAGGTCCTCAGAAAAAATCTTACCTTGGCCCTGGCGTATTTTATCGGTTAAATCTGCATCATCCGGTTTAAAGTTCCGTGCCATACCCCAGAAATACCACATACTGGTTTCAGTCTCTGGTGTAATGAAATCCACCACCACGCTACCCGCTTTATACTTTTCATCAGCATGATAACCACCATGACCGGCATGGGCGACACCCACTTCGATCATAATATGGCTCGGAGGCGTAAAACGACAAATCTGCCAACGATCCACTGGAACATCGGCAGCCAGGTCATTGGCTTTCAGTGCCATCTGCCAGAAAGGCGGGGCAATAATGTTCTCCATGTAACGACTGGTAATCACTTCGCCGTTCTCAACCTTGGTCTTAACTGGAGTTTCATCGATTTCTTTTTGCCCAATACTGGTTGAGTGCACATAAGTTTCATGCGTCAGATCCATTAGATTATCGATCATCAAACGATAGTCGCAATGAATGTGATACAGGCCACCTCCATAGGCCCAGTCAGGACTATTGGCCCATTCAAAATGTGGAATGTCAGCAGGATCTGCAAGACTGGCCTCGCCGGTCCATACCCATATAAAACCGTGACGTTCGACCACCGGAAAAGCACGAACGCACGGGAAACCCTGCACCCGCTGCTTTGGCATGGATTCCGTCTTTCCGTCACTCCCCATCACCAAACCATGGTACCCGCACACCAATCTTCCGTTGTCCACATATCCCAATGACAAGGGTGCCCCACGATGGGGACAAAAATCTTCCAGAGCAACTACTACACCGCTGGCATCACGGTAAAAAACTATGTTCTCGCCACAGATCTGACGACCGAGCGGCTTTTCAACGATATCTTCCGGGGTACAGGCAACATACCAGGTATTTTTTGGAAACATTATTTGGACTCCTCACAATATTGTTTTTATTTTGGATCCAATATAATGATCCAGGCATCTTATATCAACCTTTTTGATATTATTCATATCGATTTTTTCGTAAAGAAATTTTGTTATTAAAAGCGCAATATTAATAGCATATCGATCCATTTTATTCGTTCATTAGCTTTCTTTTATCAACACTTTCTTTTCTTAAATTGGATCCAATTCTGACATAGGTTATGCTATGAGGATCATTCACAACTTTCATTTTTCATATGGCTAAAGAAGGTCAGAGAGTCCTAAGCACATTGCGACAAATGATATTGTCAGGTGAACTGCCGGCTGGCGAAAAACTGGCGGAGATTCCAACGGCTGAACGCCTTGGCGTCTCAAGGATGCCGATTCGTATTGCGTTTCGAACACTGGAACAAGAAGGGCTGCTCACCAAACAACATCGACGTGGCTATCAAGTACGCCGGGTCACAGAAGAAGAGATAACGGGCTCAATAGAAGTGCGCGGGGTGCTCGAAGGTCTGGCAGCATTACAGGCTGCAGAAAAAGGACTTAAAGATCATCATCGCCATACTTTGTTATCATGCCTTCGGGAAGGTGACCAACTGTTTGCAAAAGGCTACGTGACAGAAGAAGATCTTGAGCAGTACCACGACATGAATAAACGTTTCCATGCCATCATCATTGAAGCAGCCGCCAACCCGGCAATAAACGCAGCATTATCCAGAGATGAGCATCTTCCCTTTGCCTCGGTCAGCGCACTTGCCATAGACCGCAATCATCTTGAACGTGAGTATCGACGCTTTAATTTCGCACATATGCAGCACCATGCGGTGTTTGATGCGATTGATCATCACCAGGGAGCACGAGCCGAAGCAATCATGCGCGAACATGCCAATGCCACGCTCGGATACGCCAAGCTATTTGACGTAAATACGGACAATAACGCATTCCGGGTAATCGGTGTAGATACTGCTGACGGAAAATATTCCGGGTAATTTTTCCGGCAAAATGCCGTTGCGATTAAGATTAAGGCATACCCGGAAATATCATCGCTTGATATATAAAGAGTCGCGCAATGTTGAAATCGAGAACATAAAAACACAAATAACAGCGCTACGCTCCCAAACGTCGATACACATCCGCTCGTTACTGAACAAAGCCAGTTAATTATCACCAAAACTATTGCGTAATCACAGCACGGATGATTTGCAGAAGCCGAAGGGTGACAGGAGGAATACTAAAGAACCGGTTTACCCAGCTGACTGGCACCTGAGCAAACCGACTGATAGGAATGACTTTTTAATTACCGGCGCTTGTATGTTTGTAAACCCGGCTTAATGCTTTTCTCATCCAGGAACTGCTTCAGACCTTCCTGACGCCCATGCTCCGGATCACGATGAATCGCCTGATCCACCTTGGCATACAAATAGTCTTCATTTTGATCCCAGGTCAATTCCCGGCACCGTTTGAACCCATGCTTGGCAAAACGCAAAACAACAGGATTCTTCTCCAATAACTTATTGGCCACCTTGGTCACAGTCTCTTTGAGTTCTGCCAGTGGCACACTTTCATTCACCAGCCCCATTTCTGCAGCTTCCTGACCCGTGAATGTATCACCCGTCATAATGTAGTACAGCGATTTTCTGTGCCCCATGGTGTCAGCAACGGCCTTGCTAACCAGATTCCCTGGAGGAATACCCCAGTTGATCTCCGAAAGACCGAAGGTTGCTTCATCCGCAGCATATGCGAGATCACATGCCACCAGTGGAGAAAAGGCACCACCGAAACACCATCCATTTACCATCGCAATCGTGGGTTTGCTATACATTCTCAGCAACTTCCACTGCCATTGCGAACAGTCCCGGCGCATGCGCTCCTGCCAGATCTCAGATTTACCATCAGTCTCGCGAAAATATTCCTTGAGATCCATACCCGCAGACCACGACTCTCCAGCCCCGGTCAAAACCAATACCTGAACCTCATCATCCAGCTCCAGTGTCTCCAGGATCTCAATCATTTCACGATTCAGGGTAGGACTCATTGCATTGCGCTTTTCAGGACGATTAAAGGTTACCCAGGCAATACCGCCCTGCACTTCCACTTTAACCGCCTTCCAGCGAGTATCATATTCGCTCATAATAGTTACCTTCACTTTATTATTTTCAGTCAACATATCAAGCAACTTGATATAATGACGAAACTTTAGCTTTTACTTTTTATAAACGCAAGCAAAAAATAAGGGTAAACATGGCACCTTTAGATGATCTCGCCAGTACAGATACGAATACAAAAGACCAAAACAGCAGACCATCAGGTATTTCTTACCTGATTGGTCGCCTGGACCGCTCGTTGATTCGCCACATTCGCACGGCCGTCAGCCCTTTTGGTCTCACCACAACCCAGTACACTGCTCTCTCTGTGTTTGCTGCCCGCGGCCAGCTGTCCAATGCCCAATTTGCAGAACGGACGATGGTTTCCCCACAGGCAGCCAATGAACTCATGAAAGTTATGGAAAAGAACGGCTGGATTGAACGACAGCCGGACCCCAGTCACGGGCGCATCATTCAGATCAGTCTCACTGACGAGGGCAAACGCTTAATGGCCCAATGCGATGCAGCCATTGCAGAGCTGGAACATAAAATGCTGGCCGATTTTTCTGAACAGGAACAGCAAATCCTTTATAAGCAGCTGAAAGCTCTGGCCAGAACATTGGCTGACATCTAAATACCAACCGCATCAGACAGCAGGGAAGCTGTATTGCTATCGGCAATTGACACACAGGGTGACGAAATCACTAACCGAAGCAACCACTATTGTTGTTCGGAGATTCCCGCTGTATCACTCATGTCCCTTGCTAACGGGATTAATCGAGTCTCGACCTCCCTCGCGTTATTGTATATTTTGACGCAATTCCGACCGCTTTTCTTAGCCTGATACAAAGCCTGATCTGCACCTTCAATCAATTCATAAATCGTCATATCATAGTTAGGAATTACAGTGCTGACACCACAACTAATAGTGACGGATAAACGATTCTGATCATAAAAAAAAGGTGTTTTCTCAATATTCAATCTTACCTCCTCCGCCACGGAATAGGCGTAACTCAAAGGCGTATTTGGCAGAATAACAACAAACTCTTCACCGCCGTAGCGTATGAGAACATCGGTTCTCCGTTTGGCAGACTGGCGTAAAATTCCAGCGACATGAACCAGACAACTATCCCCGACACTGTGCCCCCAAGCATCATTAATCTGCTTAAAATGATCAACATCTACCATGATCAAAGAAAACGGTTGTTGCTCCGTCAGACAGAGTGACCAACACTGATCGATATGCGACTCAAGATAATTACGGTTAAACACACCGGTAAGAACATCCGTTTTACTCGCTGCTTCCAACATTTTTTTTCTTTGTCGAGCCTGATACTCGCTGACAAAAGCAAGCATGATAACTTCTGCGAGAACAGCGATCAGCCCAATATGCTCAATCAACAAAGTGCTACTGTTATTAAAACGGGTGATCGAAATAGCTACCAGAGCAGGTAAGCTGAAAGACAGGTTTGCAAGCAGGTACAGCTGGGCAATCCGGCTACCGCGCAGCGCAACTATCAGGCCGGAGACAAAACCGTAAACAGAAAATACAGCGATATTGTAACGGTCAAACTCCAGGGACCAGTGTGGAAACAGAATGGCCATAACCGCAGAAACAGCAAACAACCCAATACAACTTAATCCCAGAAAATACAGAATAGGATAGGAACGCTTTCGAATATTCAACAGCGTCATCACAAACGCAATATAACAGCCACTGGCCAGAATCATTGGATAACTGATCAGATAAAACCAATTCAAATGAAACAGATCACTGACGACCAATAGAGCGGTACTATTGTATGCCATGCAACAAAAGACAAATAATGCGTAATAGAGATTTTCCAACCGTCTTTGAGAGAAATATCGCACCAGATACAAGAAGGACAAAGCGAACATAACCCCCAGCCCAACCAGCACCAGAGTATTGCCCCACTTCACTGCACAGGAATAGCCGTCCAACGGCATGATAAAGGGTTCTGGTTGAGCAAGGAAAAACGGGCTTTCCGTACGTGTCAAAATGACATATTCCGAAGGAAAAAACCTGACCATTCGTCCATGTCTGAGCATAAACGGGTTAATCTGCAGATTTTGTATGCCACCGGACAACCTGCCAATCTGGATCCCACGACCGTCGTATATGTAATGATCAAACTGCCCAATCACGCTGGTATTGCGAAAATCCACGACATATTGTTCAGTCTCCGGTATCCGAAAAGACTGTATATACCAGTTAACCCCTCCAGTTAATGATATCTGTTGCCGGGGCCGTGGGACAATTTCGTCACTCTTCAACACCAGTGGTGGCTGCCACTCCTCGTCGGTGATAATCCAGAATCTCTGATGATATTGAACATCTTGAGCCAAACAAACGGTACTTTGAATAGCCAGGAAACACCACAAATATAAAAAACCATATTTCCGCGTCAACGTTTGCTCATATGTCCATTTCATATCTATACCATCGATGCAAGGCCAGTTTCCTGCGAATCATTGTTATCAGCCAGAACTGAAAAAACAAAAACCGCTACCTTTTTACTTTGTAGAAGCTGGACGACAAGAGGGCTTTTCCTGACTAAATAACTGAGCACTCAAAAATCTGCCTAACAAAACTGCGTGATACCACATGCCACGAAAAATGCCCCTCACATGTATAAGTATCAAAAAAACACAGAGAATATAGATTGCACATTTCGGGCCGGACTTAACATCCAAGTGCAATAAAAGCGGCGGGCAATTCATTATTGTATAGAGATTCATTTAACAACCTCTCATTATTAATGGCACCATGACATTTCGGTATCAGGCAAAAAATTCACCTTGCGGAGTCATATGTTCAGACCGCTCCATATAATTATCAACTTGCCTGAAACACACAAAAACACCAAAGAATTACATAGCATTTTAGTATAATCCGCCCAACCGGCCATGGACACAACAGGCAATTAACAACACACTCAAATATTATCAATACCAACATTTATCAAGATAGAATCCCTTCTATGGAATGAGACGATTGCATTCACAAGAGCTTCTCAAATAGAGTGCATTTTTGACCGTTTCTACCAAATCGGAACCATGCTTTTTTAGACAGTTAGCCATAATTTGGCTTATGCGACTTTAATTGCCATACCCGATACGTTTGAGGCAACTCGGCGGACCGATGCCTTCCACCAGCAGGTGTCGATTGTTGTTGCTGAGACAGCAAAGACCAGATCAGCATGATCGACAAATCCGCAGAGTACATATTTGGACCAACGTGCAGGGCAGCGATTAAATTATAGGTTCTACCCGGTCTCCTAAGGCGCAGGTCATAGATTATAAATAAATTTTTTCCAGATGATTTTTTAGACACAGTATGCAATACCAATAAAACCTGCCGCTTTGGAATAAAAAGCAGAAGGGACAACATCATACAAAAAGGTTTTATCTGGCTGGGGTTCTTTTAGGAGACTATTAACCCGATATTAAGACAAGCAGTCATAGAACCGCCTGAATACCGCTACTTAAAATCTGCTGAGCTGTATGAAATTCTAGCGGCCAATCCGCCCAATCCACCAGCGATGGGTTGATGGGTTAATGCTTTTTCGAGTCATTTGGATGTGCTGGTGATGTTCCATCCAAATGTTGTTGCTCAATATTCAGGACATGGCCGCGGGTTCGGTCAATCATAACACTGCAACTCTCTGTCAGATCATTCAAACCTGTAGCAATGATCTCCATGGCTCTTCGCATGCTTTCTTCCTGCTTGACCGCCTCTATCGCCGCATTGATCCCTAACAGTTTTGCGTAGTGATTAAATTTCTCCAGTTCAGTAATAAACTGTTCCAGTTCTTGTTTAATTAACTGAAGCTCTTCGTTTGACACGACAACATCTTCCTCAACAGTTCAAGATCGCAACACCCGACTGTATACTCACCCGTTCTTGTCGCAACCTGCAGATCGGCTCCCAGAATGAAGTCTAGACGAATATTGGAACTTGATGCCACCAGAGGCCTGGCCATTTTATTGATGATTATTTTTCACTTCAGCTATGACCTTAGTTATTTCAAGTTCGCCGACTTTAAAGTTAACCAGGGATACTGGGATTGGTTTCGCTATGTCATCGTTACACTGTTTTTCAGTGTCAGTGGCATATCGATGGTACTGGCCACACGTAATGGTATTCGTTGGAAGCAATATCTTTTCCGGGTATCCCAGGTTGCCGCAGGTGCCATAGCTGTGACACTGGTTACCTGGTTTGTGTTCCCAAAAAGTTGGGTCTATTTCGGAGTACTGCATTTTATCGCTGCCTCCATGCTGGCAGGTCTGTTGTTTATTCGCGTTCCAGTTATTGCCCTGATAACCGGAATCAGCATATTCCTTCTTTTCAACTTGACCAGCTGGTTTAACCTGCACTGGCTCTATATTGAACTCAAACCCATTTTGCATCTGCCCAGAGGCACGCAGGATCTGACGCGATTTATTCCGTGGTTTGGCATGATATTGATCGGCATCTGGTTAGGTCACCAAAACTGGCGACCCAAGCTGCCAGACAGTCGATGGCTAAATGCGCTGGCCTGGATGGGGCGCCACTCACTGGCCATTTATCTGATCCACCAGATCGTTCTGTTTGAACTGGTCAATGCCGCCTACCATCTCAGACAGATGCTGGCAGGGAGCTAACCATTACTGCACTGAACATGGTATCGGAGTCCACATCAGGCGCTCCATGAAGTGCCTGCTGCTGCAACTGCATATGGGGATGCCG from Gynuella sunshinyii YC6258 carries:
- the grxB gene encoding glutaredoxin 2, whose product is MKLYQYDHCPFCVRADMIANYKGVGHENVYLLNDDEQICHELINVKMVPILQFDDGTAMGESLDIVKELDRRGKPEKVLRPGHNHPLVTAHIDKVSLSINCLLFPRYILLGLPEFETQNARDYFQFRKEANIGRSFEQALAESDEHKRNVEQMLTELPTPELPSHHGNTIGLDDVLIYPTLRNLTAVKDIQIPTEIRRYIDEVTLLTDSHTYYSRAV
- a CDS encoding HAD family hydrolase — its product is MNTKAVIFDLDGTLLNTLDDLADSMNQILSRHKLPTHPSSAYRYFVGNGALQLVTRAIPESQRNDSFIQTCFSEFISEYGQNWNHKTRPYEGIEQLLGQLQQRHIALTVLTNKPHDAALKCMAEFFPGWNFSIILGQRMGVPVKPDPTAVEEILRHLNISHTEAIFIGDSNVDMETGTNAQLQPIGVSWGFRSRQELESAGAAAVIDHPMELLDYLDN
- a CDS encoding phytanoyl-CoA dioxygenase family protein translates to MLSIFTSAKSFNNRWLGHRQLNQAGLHTQRVIWAHKCRDLRRLIRTHDGTRLQKEIKSLEANGYVSIENFLSATDHNAVVEEINRATDRIGKLAPVQTNQTSGFGDKQFFEGGFDRYDGGTLNRFIDIPSQQMPQLERFARNPDLSALSRQITGRSHQKRKTNIYLMIHGAEEQCHDLQKDFHRDTFFSAMKFWYFPQEVTLADGPFIYVPGSHHLTPLRLQWEHDTAMAAIETQTQPNVGGSFRIAESQLPQLDLPEPVAITCPANTLVIANVFGFHRRGDAEGGRQRLSIYGWQRPSPFAPI
- a CDS encoding PDR/VanB family oxidoreductase, whose protein sequence is MLDVKVTRKTYETDDIVSLELMKPDGSSLPSFTAGAHIDLHLPDNMIRQYSLFNSSTETDRYMIGVLKDPSSRGGSLAVHDHIKEGDIVQISEPRNLFALEQGARRSILFAGGIGVTPILAMAEQLVRTNAEFEMHYCARSKQRMAFMEHIANSAFASNVQCHFDDGDEAQRLNIDQVLATPEPGTHIYVCGPTGFMDYVLTAAETLGWSAAQIHREYFSAAPVDHSQDGAFEVEINSTGQVFVIPADQSVLSVLEEAGVDIPMACEEGVCGTCLTRVLEGEPEHRDVFMSDEEHALNNQFTPCCSRARSARLLLDL
- a CDS encoding aromatic ring-hydroxylating oxygenase subunit alpha; the protein is MFPKNTWYVACTPEDIVEKPLGRQICGENIVFYRDASGVVVALEDFCPHRGAPLSLGYVDNGRLVCGYHGLVMGSDGKTESMPKQRVQGFPCVRAFPVVERHGFIWVWTGEASLADPADIPHFEWANSPDWAYGGGLYHIHCDYRLMIDNLMDLTHETYVHSTSIGQKEIDETPVKTKVENGEVITSRYMENIIAPPFWQMALKANDLAADVPVDRWQICRFTPPSHIMIEVGVAHAGHGGYHADEKYKAGSVVVDFITPETETSMWYFWGMARNFKPDDADLTDKIRQGQGKIFSEDLEMLEQQQRNLSAYPERKLLKLDIDAGGVQARRMLDKMLKQERELQLGSVG
- a CDS encoding GntR family transcriptional regulator; translation: MAKEGQRVLSTLRQMILSGELPAGEKLAEIPTAERLGVSRMPIRIAFRTLEQEGLLTKQHRRGYQVRRVTEEEITGSIEVRGVLEGLAALQAAEKGLKDHHRHTLLSCLREGDQLFAKGYVTEEDLEQYHDMNKRFHAIIIEAAANPAINAALSRDEHLPFASVSALAIDRNHLEREYRRFNFAHMQHHAVFDAIDHHQGARAEAIMREHANATLGYAKLFDVNTDNNAFRVIGVDTADGKYSG
- a CDS encoding p-hydroxycinnamoyl CoA hydratase/lyase, which gives rise to MSEYDTRWKAVKVEVQGGIAWVTFNRPEKRNAMSPTLNREMIEILETLELDDEVQVLVLTGAGESWSAGMDLKEYFRETDGKSEIWQERMRRDCSQWQWKLLRMYSKPTIAMVNGWCFGGAFSPLVACDLAYAADEATFGLSEINWGIPPGNLVSKAVADTMGHRKSLYYIMTGDTFTGQEAAEMGLVNESVPLAELKETVTKVANKLLEKNPVVLRFAKHGFKRCRELTWDQNEDYLYAKVDQAIHRDPEHGRQEGLKQFLDEKSIKPGLQTYKRR
- a CDS encoding MarR family winged helix-turn-helix transcriptional regulator; amino-acid sequence: MAPLDDLASTDTNTKDQNSRPSGISYLIGRLDRSLIRHIRTAVSPFGLTTTQYTALSVFAARGQLSNAQFAERTMVSPQAANELMKVMEKNGWIERQPDPSHGRIIQISLTDEGKRLMAQCDAAIAELEHKMLADFSEQEQQILYKQLKALARTLADI
- a CDS encoding GGDEF domain-containing protein, which gives rise to MKWTYEQTLTRKYGFLYLWCFLAIQSTVCLAQDVQYHQRFWIITDEEWQPPLVLKSDEIVPRPRQQISLTGGVNWYIQSFRIPETEQYVVDFRNTSVIGQFDHYIYDGRGIQIGRLSGGIQNLQINPFMLRHGRMVRFFPSEYVILTRTESPFFLAQPEPFIMPLDGYSCAVKWGNTLVLVGLGVMFALSFLYLVRYFSQRRLENLYYALFVFCCMAYNSTALLVVSDLFHLNWFYLISYPMILASGCYIAFVMTLLNIRKRSYPILYFLGLSCIGLFAVSAVMAILFPHWSLEFDRYNIAVFSVYGFVSGLIVALRGSRIAQLYLLANLSFSLPALVAISITRFNNSSTLLIEHIGLIAVLAEVIMLAFVSEYQARQRKKMLEAASKTDVLTGVFNRNYLESHIDQCWSLCLTEQQPFSLIMVDVDHFKQINDAWGHSVGDSCLVHVAGILRQSAKRRTDVLIRYGGEEFVVILPNTPLSYAYSVAEEVRLNIEKTPFFYDQNRLSVTISCGVSTVIPNYDMTIYELIEGADQALYQAKKSGRNCVKIYNNAREVETRLIPLARDMSDTAGISEQQ
- a CDS encoding heparan-alpha-glucosaminide N-acetyltransferase, encoding MKSRRILELDATRGLAILLMIIFHFSYDLSYFKFADFKVNQGYWDWFRYVIVTLFFSVSGISMVLATRNGIRWKQYLFRVSQVAAGAIAVTLVTWFVFPKSWVYFGVLHFIAASMLAGLLFIRVPVIALITGISIFLLFNLTSWFNLHWLYIELKPILHLPRGTQDLTRFIPWFGMILIGIWLGHQNWRPKLPDSRWLNALAWMGRHSLAIYLIHQIVLFELVNAAYHLRQMLAGS